Part of the Sinomonas atrocyanea genome is shown below.
GAGCCGGACGAGGGACTCCGCAGCCGCGATGGCGGCAGCAACGCCGTCGACCACGGGAACGCCGCAGCGCTCGCGGATCCGCCCTTCGAGCTCGGCCATCCCGCCGCACCCGAGCACGATCACCTCGGCCTTGTCCTCCCGGACCGCCCACTCGGCCTCGGCGACGATCGCTTCGATGGCCCGCTCCGGATCCTCCTCGAGCTCGAGCACCGCCATGCCCGAGGCGCGGACGGACGCGCAGCGGGCGTCGAGGCCGGCGAGCTTGAGCCGGTCCTCGATGAGGGGCACGGCCCGGTCGAGGGTCGTGACGACGGAGTACTTGTGGCCGAGGTACATCGCCGTGGCCGCGGCGGCCTCCGTGATGTCGACGACCGGGACGTCCAGGAGCTCCTGCAGCCCCTCCCGCCCGTGCTCGCCGTACCCGGCCTGGATGACGGCGTCGAACTCGCCCTCGTACCGCGTCACGGCATCCATCACCGCGACGGCCGCGAGGTAGCTCTCGAAGTTCCCCTCGCAGGACTCCGCGCCGAAGCGCGGCGTGACGCCGATGATCTCGGTGCCCGGCAGCGCGGCGCGGCGTGCTTGGGCCGCGATGGCGTCGGTCATGGACTGGGTGGTGTTGACGTTGGCGACCAGGATGCGCATGGGGTGTCCTTCGGTGGGGTTTCCTGCTGGTGGGGCGCGGGACGGACGACGACGGCGGGTGGGGCTCGCCGTCGTCGTCCGTCCCGAGGGGCTTCAGGCTGCTGCCGGCTCGGGCTGGGCGTCGGCCTTGATCTGCGGCCGGACCCGCTCGAAGGCAGCGAAGGCGACGAAGCCGATGCCGCAGCCGATGAACCACGAGTAGTCGGAGATCCACTGGGCCTGGCCGATGACGGTCGGGATGATGACCGAGGCGATCGACGGGACGCCGGCCGCGACCGTGGCCCACACGGCGTTCGGGTTGAAGCCGTTGACGAACCAGTAGCGGCCCTTCGGGCTCATGGTGTACATCTCCTCGACCCACACCCGCTGGCGGCTGACCACGAAGTAGCCGGCGATGAGGATGCCGAACAGGGGGCCGATCAGGGCGCCGAGGATGCCGAGGGAGTACTGGATGGCCGTGGCGTTCGAGTACCAGTTCCACGGGGTGAGGACCACGGAGCCGACGGCGGCGATCATGCCGCCCGTGCGCCAGGAGATCTTCTGCGGGTTGACGTGGGAGAAGTCGAACGCGGGGGAGATGAAGTTGGCCACGATGTTGATGCCGACGGTCGCGATGACGAACGTCAGGCCGCCGAGGATGGTGGCGAACGGCGCGTCGATCCGGCTGACCGTCTCGATCGGGTCCGTGATGAGCGTGCCGAAGACCGGCACCGTGGCGGACGCGGTGATGACGGTGAGGAGCGAGAAGAAGAGGAAGTTGATCGGCAGGCCGAGCATGTTGCCCTTCTTCACGGACGTGAACGACTTGGCGTAGCGGGAGAAGTCGCCGAAGTTCAGCATTGGGCCGGAGAAGTAGCTCACCACGAGGGCGATGGCCGAGAGCATGACGGGGATGGAGGCGCCGAAGTCGAGGGGCTTGCCTGCAGAGAGGTTCAGGGAGACGTGGTCCCAGCCGGCGTTGGCCACGAGGTAGACGGCCAGGAGGATCATCACCACGTAGACGGCCGGACCGGCCCAGTCGACGAAGCGCTTGATGGCCTCCATGCCGCGCCAGAACACGAGGCCCTGGGCGACCCAGAGGACGGCGTAGGCGACGTAACCGAGCGGCGAGAGACCGAGGAAGCCGTGCGCGTTGACGGCCAGCGGGGCGAGCTGCGGCCAGAACTTGAGCATGACGATGACGAGCGACTGCGACGCGAGGTACGTCTGGACGCCGTACCAGGCGATGGCGATCAGGCCGCGGATGACCGCCGGGATGTTCGCGCCGCGGACGCCGAAGATCGAGCGGTTGATGACGGGGTACGGCACGCCCGTGGCCTGACTCGGCTTGGCGACGAGGTTGCAGAAGAACTGGACGATGAGGATGCCGACCACGAGGGAGACGAGCACCTGCCACGAGGCCAGGCCGAGGGCGAAGAGGCTGCCCGCGGTGACGTAGCCGCCGACGCTGTGCACGTCGGACATCCAGAAGGCGAAGATGTTGTAGGAGCCCCACCTCTGGTGCGCGAGCGGGTCGAGGTCCTTGTTCGACAGCCGCGGGTCGCGGCCGGGGAACGGGGCCGACTCTGTCACCGTCGGCAGCACCAGCGGGTGCTCTGCGGCGACGTCGGCTGCGATGTCATTGATGGTCGTCACGGTCGTCAGCGACGGGACGACGGCGTCCTGATTGCTGTTCATGGTGTTCTTTCGGATCAGTGGTGGCGGCGGAGCCGCAGGATCCGCTGGCCCTTTGCGCTGGAAGGCTCAGCTGGTGGACGTTGTGCCGGCGGTCGAGGAGGCCGTGTTGTGTGACCTACCTCTCATCCCCTGCGCTCCACAATAGCTCTGGTATACCAAAGTTGGCAAGAGGGCATTTGAAAGGGCGCCGGGAGGGCATTCCTCGCCGAGAGCGGCCTCCATGGAATACCAAGACCCGGCGTGGGAGGGGTGTCAGGAGCCCGAGGGCCGGGGCGCACCCAGGCCCACGTGCGTGCGCAGGAGGACCGCGTACGCGGCGGCGTCCCCGCGGTCGAGGAACGTGATCAGGCGACGGTGGTCGGAGAGGAACCGGGGCAGGTTGCCCTCGCCCTGGCGGACGACCGCGTGCGCGAGCCGCTCGAGCCGCGGGCTGATCTGCCCATAGAACGCGCCGGTGAGCGCGTTGCCGGAGGCGGCAGCGACGGCGGCGTGGAACGCATGGTCCGCACGGGCGAACGCGAGCGGGTCCCGCGCGTCGACCGCGCGCTGCTGGTCCTCGAGGAGTCGGGCAAGCTCCTGCGTGCCCGCGGCGTCCCTCCGCGGCCCGTCGGCGACGGCCCGCACGGACTCGGACTCCAGCATGACCCGGGCCTCGAGGAGCTGGCGGATCGCGGCGTCGTCCTCCCCAGTCACCACGGCGCCCTTCTTCGGACACAGCCGCAGCAGCCCCTCGGAGGAAAGCCGCAGGAAGGCCTCCCGGACCGGCGTGCGGCCCATCCCCAGCACTGCGGACTGCTCGCCCTCGGTGATGAGCGCTCCCGGCGCGAGCGCTCCGGAGACGATGGCGTCGGCGAGGGCTGCGTGGGCGCGCTCGGCGGCCGCATGGGGCTGCTCGGTCCCGGCCACGCCTCCAGCCTACGCGTGCATCTCTTGATGGATGCATCAGCCCGGCGGTCGCGGAGCGGGATTTGCCGGACACTCCCCGCGCGTTCATCCGCAGGACATGTGGTGCGGCGTACATTGGCGCCATCGGAGGCATCCGCCTCCGGTACGGGGAGGCCGAATGTGGGCGCTGCACTGCAGCAGTCCAGGGAGGCCGGTTCCGGCCTCGCGGCCGAGCCGGACGGAACTGGAGAACGCCGGGGAGACCCGGGGGCTGGAGTCGACGTGACGACCACTGGAATGCTGCCCGAAGAGACCGCCGCCGCAGACGCCCCCGCAGGGGACACGCGGAGGACCTACGTCCTGGACACGTCCGTGCTGCTGTCGGATCCGCGGGCGCTCCTGCGCTTCGCCGAGCACGAGGTGGTGATCCCCGTCGTCGTGATCACCGAGCTCGAGGGCAAGCGCCACGACCCCGAACTGGGCTACTTCGCCCGCAAGGCCCTGCGCCTGCTGGACGACCTGCGCATCCGGCACGGCAGCCTCAGCCGCCCCGTCCCGCTCGCGGCGGACGGCGCGGCCGAGGGCGGGACCCTCACCGTGGAGCTCAACCACATCTCCGCCGACGTGCTCCCCGCAGGCTTCCGCAGCGGCGAGAACGACTCCCGCATCCTCGCCGTGGCCAAGAACCTCGCCAACGAGGGCCGCTCCGTGACGCTCGTGTCCAAGGACCTCCCGATGCGGGTCAAGGCCTCGGCGATGGGCCTCGACGCCGACGAGTACCGCAATGAGCAGATCGTCGACTCCGGCTGGACCGGGGTGGCCGAGGTCGACGCCGACGAGGAGCAGATCGGCGCGCTCTACGGGCACGAGCCGGTCTTCATCCCCGAGGCCGCCGAGATGCCGGTCAACACCGGCCTCGTGGTGCTCTCCCACCGGGGCTCCGCCCTCGGACGGGTGGGCGCCGACAAGCAGGTGCGGCTCGTGCGCGGCGACCGCGAGGTCTTCGGTCTCCACGGGCGCTCGGCCGAGCAGCGCCTCGCGATCGACCTGCTCATGGACCCCGGCGTGGGCATCGTCTCGCTCGGCGGCAAGGCCGGCACCGGCAAGTCCGCGCTCGCCCTGTGCGCGGGCCTCGAGGCCGTCATGGAGCGAGGCGAGCACAAGAAGGTGGTCGTGTTCCGCCCGCTCTTCGCCGTCGGCGGCCAGGAGCTCGGCTACCTGCCCGGCACCGAGGCCGAGAAGATGAACCCTTGGGGCCAGGCCGTCTTCGACACCCTCGGCGCGCTCGTGGGCAAGGAGGTCCTCGACCACGTCATGGACGCCGGCCTGATCGAGGTGCTCCCGCTCACCCACATCCGCGGCCGCTCGCTGCACGACTCGTTCGTGATCGTGGACGAGGCCCAGTCCCTCGAGAAGAACGTGCTCCTGACCGTGATGAGCCGCATCGGGCAGAACTCGAAGATCGTGCTCACGCACGACGTCGCCCAGCGGGACAACCTCCGCGTGGGGCGGCACGACGGGATCGCCGCCGTGGTCGAGACCCTCAAGGGGCACCCCCTGTTCGGCCACGTGACCCTCACCCGCTCGGAGCGCTCGCCCATCGCCGCGCTCGTCACCGAGCTGCTCGAGGGGGCCGAGATCTAGCCTCAGCGCACGGCCCGGCCGGCAGCAGCCGGCGACCGGCCGCCGTCGTCCTTCAGCCCCGCTCCGGGATGCCGAGGACGGCGGCGGCCGGTCCATGCCCGTGCACCTCCAGGCGCCAGCCGGGGCGGCGGAAGGCCGCCTTCGCGAGGCGGAACCGGAGTTCGCGTTCGACGACGCCAGGGGCGCCTTCGCAGCGCGCCTCGCCGTTGGGCTCGTACCCGAGGGAGCGGCTCACCCCGATCGAGGGCGCATTCCAGTCGTAGGCGCCCGTCTGCGCGACCTCCGCGCCGAGGCAGTCGAACGCCCACAGCAGCACGGCCGCGCGCATCTCGGTCCCGAGCCCGAGGCCGCGGGCCGAGCGGCGCAGCCACGAGCCGGTGGCGACCGTGCGCAGGGCGGCGAAGTCCGTGGCCCCGACGTCCTGGGACCCCAGGAACTCGCCCTCCCGCGACCAGACGCCGAACATGACCGTCCAGGCCGCGGGGTGGGAGCGCAGGCGCGACTCCCAGATCCAGCGGGCGCTGTTGGCCGCGATGTCGGGCGACTCGTCCCACGCGTTCGACAGCGCCGAGCGGCCTGACGGGGCCAGGGCAGGATCGGTGAGGCCGCCGCGGGCAGCCTCGACGTAGTGCGGGATGTCCTCGTCGCGGAGAGGGCGGAGCTCGAGCCGAGGGGTGAGCAGGCGGAGACGGAGTATGGGCCAGACGTCCTCGAGCGTCATCATCCCGCCACGCTAGCCCACGTGCGGCGGAGGGGGCGCCCGCGGCGCTAGGGTCCACCTGTGACCCACCGACTTCCCGAGCTGTGGCAGGACAGCCCCGTCGCGTTCTGGCTCGTCATCGCGTGCCTGGGCTACTACCTCTGGATGGCCGCGCGGCTGGCCGTGATCGACATCCGCAGCCACCTGCTCCCGAACCGGATCGTGCTGCCGAGCTACTGGGCCGCGGTCCCGCTGACCGTCGCCGCCGTGGTCGCGGCCGGGGGAGCCGACGTCGGGGCGGCCCTGCGCGTGCTCGGCGGCGGCGCCGTGCTGTGGCTCGTGTACTTCGTGCTGCGGGTCGTCTACCCGGCGGGCATGGGGTTCGGTGACGTCAAGCTCGCCGGGGTCCTCGGCCTGTACCTGGGCTTCCTGAGCTGGGAGCACCTGTTCTGGGGCACCGCGGCGGCGTTCCTGCTCGGCGGCCTGTACGGCCTCGGCCTCATCGTGACGCGCAGGGGCACCGCGAAGTCCGCGATCCCGTTCGGACCGTTCATGCTCGCGGGCACCGCGATCGCGCTCGTGCTGCCCGCCTGAGCCGCCCTCAGCCGACGAAGTGCGCGCGGCGCTCCGGGTCGAGGGCCCAGCCGATGGCGCGGGCGTGCAGCGGCGGGATGTCCGGGAGGCCGTCGCGGGAGAACCAGCCGACCTCGAGGTTCTCATCGTCGTTCACCCGGGCCTCGCCGCCGGTGTACGCGCACGCCATCACGACGTCGAGGTACTGGGCGTGGTCCCCATTGGGGTAGACCACCGGGGCTGTGATGCCGACGCCGGCGAGGTGGGTGACCGCCACGTGGACGCCGGTCTCCTCCAGCACCTCGCGCACCGCCGTCGCGGCGGGCTCCTCGCCGGGCTCGACGATGCCCGCGGGAACTGTCCAGCGCCCATTGTCGGCGCGCCGGACGAGGAGGAGGCGGCCGGCGTCGTCCGTCACGACGGCCTTGACCCCCGGCAGCCAGAGGGGATGGTCCCCGACGAGGTCACGCAGGGCGAGGATGAAGTCAGGCGTGGGCACGGGTCCCAGACTACCCGGGCGGCCGGAGCATCCCGCTGCCGGCGGGACCCCCGCGCCCCCCAGACATTCTGAAGGTCACCTCCTGGAGGTCGATGTCAGGACAAAGACCCACAGGAGGTGACCTTCAGGAGATGACTCTCAGGAGGTGGCTCTCAGGAGGTGACCTTCAGGAGGTGACTCCCAGAGTGGGGGCTACTTGTTGGGGCCCGTCATCGTCGTGACGTCGAGCGCCGCGTCGAGCTGCTCCTCGGTGAGCTCGCCCCGCTCGACATAGCCGAGCGCCACGGTCGCCTCGCGGATCGTCAGGCCCTCCTTGACGGCCTTCTTGGCGATCGCCGCGGCGTTCTCGTAGCCGATGAACTTGTTCAGCGGCGTGACGATCGAGGGCGAGGCCTCGGCGAGGAAGCGCGCGCGCTCGACGTTCGCCTGGATGCCGTCCACCATCTTGTCCGCCATGACGCGGGCCGTGTTCGCCAGCAGGCGGATCGACTCGAGCAGGTTCGCGGCCATGACCGGGATGCCGACGTTGAGCTCGAACGCGCCGTTGGTCGAGGACAGGGCGATCGTGGTGTCGTTGCCGATCACCTGGGCGGCGACCATGATCGCGGCCTCGCAGATCACGGGGTTGACCTTGCCCGGCATGATCGACGAGCCCGGCTGGAGGTCGGGGATCGCGATCTCGCCGAGGCCGGTGTTCGGGCCCGAGCCCATCCAGCGCAGGTCGTTGGCGATCTTCATGATCGAGTAGGCGATGTTGCGCAGCTGGCCCGAGGCCTCGATGAGGCCGTCGCGGTTCGCCTGGGCCTCGAAGTGGTTGCGCGCCTCGGTGATCGGCAGCGCCGTGTCCGCCGCGAGGAGCTCGATCACGCGCTGCGGGAAGCCGGCGGGCGTGTTGATGCCGGTGCCGACGGCGGTCCCGCCGAGGGGCACCTCGGCGACGCGGGGGAGGGAGGCCTCGATGCGCTCGATCCCGTAGCGGACCTGGGCCTCGTAGCCGCCGAACTCCTGGCCGAGCGTCACGGGGGTGGCGTCCATGAGGTGCGTGCGGCCGGACTTCACGACGTCCTTGAACTCCGCGGCCTTGCGGCTCAGCGAGGCGGCGAGGTGCGTGAGCGCGGGGACGAGGTCGTTGAGGAGGGCGTTGGTCGCCGCGACGTGCACCGAGGTGGGGAAGACGTCATTGGAGGACTGGGAGGCGTTGACGTGGTCGTTCGGGTGGACGACCTTGTCGCTGCCCGCCTCCTTGAGCGCGCGCGTGGCGAGCTCGGCGATGACCTCGTTCATGTTCATGTTGCTCGAGGTGCCAGATCCGGTCTGGAACACGTCGATCGGGAAGTGCGCGTCGAACTCGCCCGCGGCAACGCGGTCGGCGGCGCCGGCGATCGCGTCGGCGAGGTCGGCATCGATGACGCCGAGGTCCTCATTGGCGCGCGCGGCGGCCTTCTTCACGCGCGCGAGGGCCTCGATGTGCTTGCGCTCGAGCGTCTTGCCCGAGATGGGGAAGTTCTCGACGGCGCGCTGCGTCTGGGCGCGGTAGAGGGCCGAGGCGGGAACGCGCACCTCGCCCATCGTGTCGTGCTCGATCCGGTATTCCGTGGCAGGGGCCTGCACTGCAGAGTCAGTCATGGCTCCCAGATTAGACCCGGTCGCAGGGCACCCCCGAACCGGGAGCGCCCTGCGACGGACATGGTCCTTGGAGGAGCGGACCTAGACGTTCCCGAAGCCGGAGACGAGCTCGGCCTTGCCCTCGGCCAGGTGGTAGCAGACGCCGAGCACGGCGGTGCGGCCCTCCTCGACGGCGGTGGCGATGGTCTGGGACGTGTCGAGGAGCCGCTTGCCGGTCTGGCGGACGTGCTCGACGACGGTGTTGTCGACGTCGGTGATCCCGTTGCGCTGGGCCGTGAGGACGGAAGGCATGATGCGCTCGACGAGGTCGCGGACGAACCCGCCGGGCATCGTGCCGGTCTCGTACGCCTGGACGCTGGCCGTGACGGCGCCGCAGGAGTCGTGGCCGAGGACCACGATGAGCGGGACGTTGAGCGGGTCGACCGCGTACTCGAGCGAGCCGAGGATCGTCTCGTCGATGACGTGGCCCGCGGAGCGGACGACGAACGCGTCCCCGAGGCCGAGATCGAAGATGATCTCCGCCGCGAGCCGCGAGTCCGAGCAGCCGAAGATCACGCAGATGGGATTCTGCGACGCGACGAGCTCATGGCGTCGGGCCGAGTCCTGGTTGGGGTGGATGTTCGCGCCATCCACGAAGCGCTGGTTTCCGTCGCGCAGCATCTGCCACGCCTGGGCGGGAGAGAGAGTCTGGGTCACGGGCCCTACTCTACGCCCGGCGCCCTGCCCATCCCGGGCGGCGGCGCCGCGCGGGAGCCCGGCCGGGCTAGGAACGGGCCGACGCGGCGACGGCGCCGGCCACGGCGTCGAACTCGCCGAACGCCGCCGAGCCGCTGACGATCACCGTGGTGCCGGCGATGGTCGCGACATAGCTCTTCTCGGTGCCCGGCTTGTCGTACAGGGTCCAGGCGACCCCACCGACGTCCCGCGTCCCGGTGGTCGGCGCCTTGTGCACCTGGTCGGCGAGCCACGTCGGGTTCGCGGAGGCCGTCTGCTCGACCGAGACGAACTGCTGGCCGGGGGTGAGGTAGCCGAGGTCCCAGTGCGAGACGCCGTCCGAGGTGCCGGAGACCCAGCGGGCGTAGTTGGGGGAATAGCCCGCGGGCAGCTGGGGGACGACCGGGCTGAAGCCGGCCACCGGCTTGGCGTTCGCCGCGACGGCCGCGACGTCGACGGCCGGACGGTACGTGTCCGTCTTCTGCCCGGCGCTCAGCAGCACCACCGGGACGATCGCCAGCAGGCTCACCAGGAGCGCCATGATCATCCCGATCACCGAGGCGTTGGCGCGCTTGGCCGCCGCCGGGGTCAGGACGGGCTTGACGGCGGGCGCGTCCTCGGGGCCGGCGGTGGCCTGGGCGTCGTGCGTCTCGGGGGCATGATCGGTGCTGCTCACGCCTCCATGGTCCCGCATGCAGCGCGGTGCTCGCGAATGCCAATGCGTCGGCGGAGGTCGACATCCTTTCGGGGCCGTGGGGCCCGGACGACTAGGATGAAGGAACACGCCCGCTCGAAGAAGAGGTCCTCAGTGTCCACTGCGTCCCAAGACACCCAGTACTCGACCCTTTCCAGCTCGCTCCACGTGGGAGCCGACGAGCCGGACCGCAACCTCGCGCTCGAGCTCGTCCGGGTGACCGAGGCCGCTGCGATCGCCGGTGGCCACTGGGTCGGCTTCGGCGACAAGAACAAGGCCGACGGCGCGGCCGTCGACGCGATGCGCTCGTTCCTCGAGACCGTGCACTTCAACGGCGTCGTCGTCATCGGCGAGGGCGAGAAGGACGAGGCGCCGATGCTGTTCAACGGCGAGCGCGTCGGCGACGGTACGGGCCCCGAGGTGGACGTCGCCGTCGACCCGATCGACGGCACGCGCCTGACCGCCCTCGGCATCAACAACGCCCTCGCGGTCCTCGCCGTGGCCGAGCGCGGCACGATGTTCGATCCCTCGGCGGTCTTCTACATGGAGAAGCTCGTCACGGGCCCGGAGGCCGCGGACCTCGTGGACCTGCGCCTGCCGGTCAAGCAGAACCTGCACCTGATCGCCAAGGCCAAGGGCGTCAAGGTCAACCAGATCAACGTGTGCGTCCTCGACCGCGACCGCCACAAGCCCCTCGTCGAGGAGATCCGCGCCGCCGGCGCCCGGACCAAGTTCATCATGGACGGCGACGTGGCCGGTGCGATCGCCGCGGCCCGGGAGGGCACCGGGGTGGACGCGCTCATGGGCATCGGCGGCACGCCCGAGGGCATCGTCGCGGCCTGCGCCATCAAGGCCCTCGGCGGTGTGATCCAGGGCCGCCTCTGGCCCACGAGCGACGAGGAGAAGCAGAAGGCGCTCGACGCCGGGCACGACCTCGACCGCGTCCTCACCACGGGCGACCTCGTCACGAGCGACAACTGCTACTTCGCCGCCACGGGCATCACCGACGGCGACCTCCTCCGCGGCGTGCGCTACCGCAAGGACCGCGTCAAGACGCAGTCGATCGTGATGCGCTCCAAGTCGGGGACCGTGCGCTTCGTCGACGCCGAGCACCACGCCAGCAAGTGGGAGAACTGGGCTCGCCGGGCCTGAGCCGCGGCTAGACTGGGGCGCGGCCGCGCCCCAGTCGGCGCGTCGCCAGCACCCTGACGCCCGACCCAGGAGGATCATGAGCCCCGAGAGCCAGCAGGCCGCCCGCGAGCTGACCGTCAGTCCCTGCAGGGACCGCGCCACGTGGGACGCACTGGTGAACGGCCACGGAGGGCACCCCCTCCAGCTGTGGGGCTGGGGCGAGGTCAAGGCGGCCCACCACTGGCGCACGGAGCGGCTCCTCGTGCGGGACGGCGAGACCGTGGTGGGCGGCGCCCAGGTGCTGTACCGGTCCCTGCCGTGGCCGCTGAAGTCCCTCGCGTACCTCTCCCGCGGCCCCGTCTGCGCGCCCGAGGACGCCGGGCGCGTGCTGGCCGCCGTCGCCTCGGCAGTCCGGGCGGCGCACGGCTCCGTGGCCCTCGTCGCCGAACCGGACTGGGACGCCGGCTCGGCGGGGGAGCGCGAGCTGGAGGCGGCCGGCTTCCGCCGCACGGAGGGCACCATCCTCATTCCGCGCACCCTCATCCTCGACCTCGGACGCAGCGAGGACGAGCTCATGGCGGACATGTCCCGCACCACGCGCGCCAACGTGCGCAAGAACCTCCGCGGCGACCTGGAGTTCCGCAAGGTCGCGACCGAGGAGGAGCTCGGGCAGGTGCTCGCGATCTACCGCGAGACCGCGGAGCGCGCCGGATTCGGCATCCACGAGGACGGCTACTACCGGGACATCTGGCGCTTCCTCGGCGACGACTCGCCGATCGTGGCCGCGTTCGACGGCGACCGCGTGGTCGCCTTCGTGTGGATCGCGCGCAGCGCGGGCACAGCCTTCGAGCTCTACGGCGGCGTCAACGCGGCCGGGCAGAAGGCCCGCGCGAACTACGGCGTCAAGTGGGCGGCCTTCATGGCGATGAAGGAGGACGGCTGCGCCCGCTACGACCTCAACGGCCTGCTCAACGACGGCATCTCCGACTTCAAGAAGCAGTTCGCCCAGCACGAGAACCTGCTCGCCGGGACGTGGGAGCTGCCGCTCTCGCCGTTCTACCCCGTGTACGCGACCGGCATGCCGCTCG
Proteins encoded:
- a CDS encoding GntR family transcriptional regulator; translated protein: MAGTEQPHAAAERAHAALADAIVSGALAPGALITEGEQSAVLGMGRTPVREAFLRLSSEGLLRLCPKKGAVVTGEDDAAIRQLLEARVMLESESVRAVADGPRRDAAGTQELARLLEDQQRAVDARDPLAFARADHAFHAAVAAASGNALTGAFYGQISPRLERLAHAVVRQGEGNLPRFLSDHRRLITFLDRGDAAAYAVLLRTHVGLGAPRPSGS
- a CDS encoding class II fumarate hydratase; translated protein: MTDSAVQAPATEYRIEHDTMGEVRVPASALYRAQTQRAVENFPISGKTLERKHIEALARVKKAAARANEDLGVIDADLADAIAGAADRVAAGEFDAHFPIDVFQTGSGTSSNMNMNEVIAELATRALKEAGSDKVVHPNDHVNASQSSNDVFPTSVHVAATNALLNDLVPALTHLAASLSRKAAEFKDVVKSGRTHLMDATPVTLGQEFGGYEAQVRYGIERIEASLPRVAEVPLGGTAVGTGINTPAGFPQRVIELLAADTALPITEARNHFEAQANRDGLIEASGQLRNIAYSIMKIANDLRWMGSGPNTGLGEIAIPDLQPGSSIMPGKVNPVICEAAIMVAAQVIGNDTTIALSSTNGAFELNVGIPVMAANLLESIRLLANTARVMADKMVDGIQANVERARFLAEASPSIVTPLNKFIGYENAAAIAKKAVKEGLTIREATVALGYVERGELTEEQLDAALDVTTMTGPNK
- the glpX gene encoding class II fructose-bisphosphatase, whose translation is MSTASQDTQYSTLSSSLHVGADEPDRNLALELVRVTEAAAIAGGHWVGFGDKNKADGAAVDAMRSFLETVHFNGVVVIGEGEKDEAPMLFNGERVGDGTGPEVDVAVDPIDGTRLTALGINNALAVLAVAERGTMFDPSAVFYMEKLVTGPEAADLVDLRLPVKQNLHLIAKAKGVKVNQINVCVLDRDRHKPLVEEIRAAGARTKFIMDGDVAGAIAAAREGTGVDALMGIGGTPEGIVAACAIKALGGVIQGRLWPTSDEEKQKALDAGHDLDRVLTTGDLVTSDNCYFAATGITDGDLLRGVRYRKDRVKTQSIVMRSKSGTVRFVDAEHHASKWENWARRA
- a CDS encoding carbonic anhydrase; its protein translation is MLRDGNQRFVDGANIHPNQDSARRHELVASQNPICVIFGCSDSRLAAEIIFDLGLGDAFVVRSAGHVIDETILGSLEYAVDPLNVPLIVVLGHDSCGAVTASVQAYETGTMPGGFVRDLVERIMPSVLTAQRNGITDVDNTVVEHVRQTGKRLLDTSQTIATAVEEGRTAVLGVCYHLAEGKAELVSGFGNV
- a CDS encoding GNAT family N-acetyltransferase; the encoded protein is MMTLEDVWPILRLRLLTPRLELRPLRDEDIPHYVEAARGGLTDPALAPSGRSALSNAWDESPDIAANSARWIWESRLRSHPAAWTVMFGVWSREGEFLGSQDVGATDFAALRTVATGSWLRRSARGLGLGTEMRAAVLLWAFDCLGAEVAQTGAYDWNAPSIGVSRSLGYEPNGEARCEGAPGVVERELRFRLAKAAFRRPGWRLEVHGHGPAAAVLGIPERG
- a CDS encoding NCS1 family nucleobase:cation symporter-1 — its product is MNSNQDAVVPSLTTVTTINDIAADVAAEHPLVLPTVTESAPFPGRDPRLSNKDLDPLAHQRWGSYNIFAFWMSDVHSVGGYVTAGSLFALGLASWQVLVSLVVGILIVQFFCNLVAKPSQATGVPYPVINRSIFGVRGANIPAVIRGLIAIAWYGVQTYLASQSLVIVMLKFWPQLAPLAVNAHGFLGLSPLGYVAYAVLWVAQGLVFWRGMEAIKRFVDWAGPAVYVVMILLAVYLVANAGWDHVSLNLSAGKPLDFGASIPVMLSAIALVVSYFSGPMLNFGDFSRYAKSFTSVKKGNMLGLPINFLFFSLLTVITASATVPVFGTLITDPIETVSRIDAPFATILGGLTFVIATVGINIVANFISPAFDFSHVNPQKISWRTGGMIAAVGSVVLTPWNWYSNATAIQYSLGILGALIGPLFGILIAGYFVVSRQRVWVEEMYTMSPKGRYWFVNGFNPNAVWATVAAGVPSIASVIIPTVIGQAQWISDYSWFIGCGIGFVAFAAFERVRPQIKADAQPEPAAA
- a CDS encoding aspartate/glutamate racemase family protein, coding for MRILVANVNTTQSMTDAIAAQARRAALPGTEIIGVTPRFGAESCEGNFESYLAAVAVMDAVTRYEGEFDAVIQAGYGEHGREGLQELLDVPVVDITEAAAATAMYLGHKYSVVTTLDRAVPLIEDRLKLAGLDARCASVRASGMAVLELEEDPERAIEAIVAEAEWAVREDKAEVIVLGCGGMAELEGRIRERCGVPVVDGVAAAIAAAESLVRLGLTTSKVRTFARPRPKAVLGWPIPVHAPAQAPGVGIPG
- a CDS encoding NUDIX hydrolase, whose amino-acid sequence is MPTPDFILALRDLVGDHPLWLPGVKAVVTDDAGRLLLVRRADNGRWTVPAGIVEPGEEPAATAVREVLEETGVHVAVTHLAGVGITAPVVYPNGDHAQYLDVVMACAYTGGEARVNDDENLEVGWFSRDGLPDIPPLHARAIGWALDPERRAHFVG
- a CDS encoding DUF4245 domain-containing protein — translated: MSSTDHAPETHDAQATAGPEDAPAVKPVLTPAAAKRANASVIGMIMALLVSLLAIVPVVLLSAGQKTDTYRPAVDVAAVAANAKPVAGFSPVVPQLPAGYSPNYARWVSGTSDGVSHWDLGYLTPGQQFVSVEQTASANPTWLADQVHKAPTTGTRDVGGVAWTLYDKPGTEKSYVATIAGTTVIVSGSAAFGEFDAVAGAVAASARS
- a CDS encoding prepilin peptidase, with protein sequence MTHRLPELWQDSPVAFWLVIACLGYYLWMAARLAVIDIRSHLLPNRIVLPSYWAAVPLTVAAVVAAGGADVGAALRVLGGGAVLWLVYFVLRVVYPAGMGFGDVKLAGVLGLYLGFLSWEHLFWGTAAAFLLGGLYGLGLIVTRRGTAKSAIPFGPFMLAGTAIALVLPA
- a CDS encoding PhoH family protein, with protein sequence MLPEETAAADAPAGDTRRTYVLDTSVLLSDPRALLRFAEHEVVIPVVVITELEGKRHDPELGYFARKALRLLDDLRIRHGSLSRPVPLAADGAAEGGTLTVELNHISADVLPAGFRSGENDSRILAVAKNLANEGRSVTLVSKDLPMRVKASAMGLDADEYRNEQIVDSGWTGVAEVDADEEQIGALYGHEPVFIPEAAEMPVNTGLVVLSHRGSALGRVGADKQVRLVRGDREVFGLHGRSAEQRLAIDLLMDPGVGIVSLGGKAGTGKSALALCAGLEAVMERGEHKKVVVFRPLFAVGGQELGYLPGTEAEKMNPWGQAVFDTLGALVGKEVLDHVMDAGLIEVLPLTHIRGRSLHDSFVIVDEAQSLEKNVLLTVMSRIGQNSKIVLTHDVAQRDNLRVGRHDGIAAVVETLKGHPLFGHVTLTRSERSPIAALVTELLEGAEI